In the genome of Halobacterium noricense, one region contains:
- a CDS encoding NifU family protein, with product MSETAGAGSLHERVETWLTAQMPIIRSHGGTSAIRKADPSDGEVVVELGGACSGCGISPRTAQRIKMDLAAEFDEVDDVVVRFTDGDGGGWGGDQPESYMGVDRNEGGRGGRGEGSPNSDSHF from the coding sequence ATGAGCGAGACAGCGGGAGCGGGGAGTCTCCACGAGCGCGTCGAGACGTGGCTCACCGCCCAGATGCCCATTATCAGGAGCCACGGCGGCACCAGCGCCATCCGGAAGGCCGATCCCTCGGACGGCGAGGTCGTCGTCGAACTCGGCGGCGCGTGCTCGGGCTGTGGCATCAGCCCTCGGACCGCCCAGCGCATCAAGATGGATCTCGCCGCGGAGTTCGACGAGGTCGACGATGTGGTCGTCCGGTTCACCGACGGCGACGGCGGCGGCTGGGGCGGCGATCAGCCCGAGAGCTACATGGGCGTCGACCGCAACGAGGGCGGCCGCGGCGGCCGCGGCGAGGGCAGCCCGAACTCCGACTCCCACTTCTAG
- a CDS encoding PGF-CTERM sorting domain-containing protein, translated as MRRRDVLRASAATAALPLASTTVSSTTGQQSAFDPLGVLALDGTKEVVVGDAGETAYVATTDGIATVDISDPANPEQLAGVAPLLDDHENGPMRMVYDVKLEGDTLIAVGPANPTQTETVQGVVVFDVSDPANPRQTGFHETEFPIHNAYLQDGVAYLTENDGAKNPAVFVDVSGDTVEEVGRWSNVDYDERWQDVYAGMRACHDLYVHEDTLYIAYWDAGTWLVDVSDPANPEYVNHFGHYSVEDLQDIPAGEAGAESLSVPGNAHYVAVNEDASVLASGAEAWDVDTDDSDPGQGGIDLWDVSDPRNPEKLAFIAPPPTPDGTRQGTWTTSHNFEFHGDRLYTSWYQGGVKLHDVSDPANPEELAWWRQPEEARFWTAQYATDEAFVAGNMGGQTYAAGVYTFPNRAGEQPDPPTLETTTVPTSTATETTTATEAATPTATETTTTGESGSSVPGFGALAALAGVSGAALAAWRRNDDA; from the coding sequence ATGCGACGACGAGACGTGCTCCGCGCGAGTGCCGCTACGGCCGCCCTCCCGCTCGCGAGTACGACTGTTTCATCTACCACCGGCCAGCAGTCGGCGTTCGATCCGCTGGGCGTGCTCGCCCTCGACGGAACCAAAGAGGTCGTGGTCGGCGACGCCGGGGAGACGGCGTACGTGGCGACGACCGACGGCATCGCGACCGTCGACATCTCCGACCCCGCCAATCCAGAACAGCTCGCTGGCGTCGCGCCGCTGCTAGACGACCACGAAAACGGGCCGATGCGGATGGTCTACGACGTGAAACTGGAAGGGGATACACTCATCGCGGTCGGGCCAGCGAACCCGACGCAGACCGAGACCGTGCAGGGCGTGGTCGTCTTCGACGTCAGCGACCCCGCGAACCCCCGGCAAACGGGGTTCCACGAGACCGAGTTCCCGATTCACAACGCCTACCTGCAGGACGGCGTCGCGTACCTCACGGAGAACGACGGCGCGAAGAATCCCGCCGTCTTCGTCGACGTCTCCGGGGACACCGTCGAGGAGGTCGGCAGGTGGTCGAACGTCGACTACGACGAGCGCTGGCAGGACGTCTACGCGGGAATGCGAGCGTGCCACGACCTCTACGTGCACGAGGACACGCTCTACATCGCGTACTGGGACGCGGGCACGTGGCTGGTGGACGTCAGCGACCCCGCGAACCCCGAGTACGTCAACCACTTCGGGCACTACAGCGTCGAGGACCTACAGGATATTCCCGCGGGAGAGGCCGGCGCCGAGAGCCTCTCCGTTCCCGGGAACGCCCACTACGTCGCGGTGAACGAGGACGCGTCCGTGCTCGCGTCCGGCGCGGAGGCGTGGGACGTCGACACCGACGACTCCGACCCGGGGCAGGGCGGCATCGACCTCTGGGACGTCAGCGACCCGCGGAATCCTGAGAAACTGGCGTTCATCGCGCCACCGCCGACACCCGACGGCACCCGCCAGGGGACGTGGACGACCAGCCACAACTTCGAGTTCCACGGCGACCGGCTGTACACGTCCTGGTACCAGGGCGGCGTGAAGCTGCACGACGTGAGCGACCCCGCCAATCCCGAGGAGTTGGCGTGGTGGCGGCAGCCCGAGGAAGCACGGTTCTGGACCGCGCAGTACGCCACCGACGAGGCGTTCGTCGCGGGGAACATGGGCGGGCAGACGTACGCGGCCGGCGTCTACACGTTCCCGAATCGCGCGGGCGAGCAGCCCGACCCGCCGACGCTCGAAACGACGACGGTGCCGACGAGCACCGCGACGGAGACGACCACGGCGACTGAGGCGGCGACGCCGACGGCGACCGAGACCACGACGACCGGCGAGTCAGGGAGTAGCGTCCCCGGGTTCGGCGCGCTCGCCGCGCTCGCTGGCGTCTCGGGGGCGGCGCTAGCGGCGTGGCGGCGGAACGACGACGCCTGA
- a CDS encoding ROK family protein, with product MPYYVGVDLGATNLRAAVANDDATVVASDKRPTPRGPTGIHVTEAVLDAVRAACEDASVDPAEVRAAGIGSIGPLDLAEGTIDGPANLPDSVGTVPLVGPISNLIDSERVYLHNDTVAGVIGERFHADSNPDDMAYVTISSGIGAGVAVDGNVLEGWDGNAGELGHMLVDPQGRRTCGCGRDGHWEAYCSGNNIPEYARMLAEEDASVETALPLDDPEFSAKHVFEHAGTDEFARHVVDQVGFWNAMGITNLVQSYAPLVVYVGGAVALNNPDRVLDPIREYLDDGVFNNVPEVRLTSLGDDVVLHGAVASAITGGTGERTR from the coding sequence ATGCCGTACTACGTCGGCGTTGACCTCGGCGCGACGAACCTACGCGCCGCCGTCGCAAACGACGACGCGACCGTCGTCGCCAGCGACAAGCGGCCGACGCCCCGTGGGCCGACGGGGATTCACGTCACGGAAGCCGTCCTCGACGCCGTGCGCGCGGCCTGCGAGGACGCCAGCGTCGACCCCGCAGAGGTGCGGGCCGCTGGAATCGGCAGCATCGGCCCGCTGGACCTCGCGGAGGGCACCATCGACGGCCCCGCGAACCTCCCGGACTCGGTCGGGACGGTCCCGCTCGTCGGGCCGATTTCGAACCTCATCGACTCCGAGCGCGTCTACCTCCACAACGACACCGTCGCGGGCGTCATCGGCGAGCGCTTCCACGCCGACAGCAACCCCGACGACATGGCGTACGTCACCATCTCCTCGGGCATCGGCGCGGGTGTCGCCGTCGACGGCAACGTCCTCGAAGGGTGGGACGGCAACGCCGGCGAACTCGGCCACATGCTCGTCGACCCGCAGGGCCGGCGGACGTGTGGCTGCGGGCGCGACGGCCACTGGGAGGCGTACTGCTCGGGGAACAACATCCCCGAGTACGCCCGCATGCTCGCCGAGGAGGACGCCAGCGTCGAGACCGCGCTCCCGCTGGACGACCCGGAGTTCTCCGCGAAGCACGTCTTCGAGCACGCGGGCACCGACGAGTTCGCCCGCCACGTCGTCGACCAAGTGGGCTTCTGGAACGCGATGGGCATCACGAACCTCGTGCAGTCGTACGCCCCGCTGGTCGTCTACGTCGGCGGCGCGGTCGCGCTCAACAACCCCGACCGCGTCCTCGACCCCATCCGCGAGTACCTCGACGACGGCGTGTTCAACAACGTCCCCGAGGTCCGGCTCACCTCGCTCGGCGACGACGTCGTGCTCCACGGCGCCGTCGCTTCCGCCATCACTGGTGGTACGGGCGAGCGAACGCGATAA
- a CDS encoding AIM24 family protein: MDATAEGGTGGLLVVELDAGESLLAASGALVDYVGKLRVERAREGVLRSVANARERQRTPIRVTADAATTVRFAPPHHGNVVAADLADDDVAATREAFVAATGDVRVGADRVGDAPARGSGLFLTTVSGGGTAYLAGRGRVERVPLPEGEERVVAAANVVAFDTDAAVSVERVGAIEDAAPVCRIRGPATVWTATRPAPGATN, translated from the coding sequence ATGGACGCGACCGCCGAGGGCGGCACGGGCGGGCTGCTCGTCGTGGAACTGGACGCCGGGGAGTCCCTGCTCGCAGCGTCCGGCGCGCTCGTGGACTACGTCGGGAAGCTCCGCGTCGAGCGCGCTCGCGAGGGCGTGCTGCGGTCGGTGGCGAACGCCCGCGAGCGCCAGCGCACGCCCATTCGCGTGACCGCCGACGCGGCGACGACCGTGCGGTTCGCGCCGCCCCACCACGGCAACGTCGTCGCCGCGGACCTCGCCGACGACGACGTGGCAGCGACCCGCGAGGCGTTCGTCGCGGCGACCGGCGACGTCCGCGTGGGTGCCGACCGCGTCGGCGACGCCCCCGCTCGCGGCAGCGGCCTCTTCCTCACGACCGTCTCCGGCGGCGGAACGGCGTACCTCGCGGGCCGCGGGCGCGTCGAACGCGTGCCGCTACCCGAGGGCGAGGAGCGCGTCGTCGCAGCCGCGAACGTCGTCGCCTTCGACACGGACGCGGCGGTCTCCGTGGAGCGCGTCGGCGCAATCGAGGACGCAGCGCCGGTCTGTCGGATTCGCGGGCCGGCGACCGTCTGGACGGCGACGCGGCCCGCGCCCGGCGCGACGAACTAA
- a CDS encoding universal stress protein has translation MAIENLLLAVGPTDDQRIEPLARTATDIAGPAGATVTLAHVFTREEYEDIADNLGFEEGDEVTADVVARRHATIRDLEDHLSDAGVDYGVRGHIGEHGESIVALADDVNADIAVVGGRKRSPAGKAVFGSTAQTVLLSAPCPVTFVRSDH, from the coding sequence ATGGCAATCGAGAACCTGTTGTTGGCGGTCGGGCCGACGGACGACCAGCGAATCGAGCCGCTGGCGCGCACAGCGACGGACATCGCCGGCCCTGCGGGTGCGACGGTGACGCTCGCGCACGTCTTCACGCGCGAGGAGTACGAGGACATCGCCGACAACCTCGGCTTCGAGGAGGGCGACGAGGTGACTGCCGACGTCGTGGCGCGCCGCCACGCGACGATTCGGGACCTCGAAGACCACCTGAGCGACGCGGGCGTCGACTACGGCGTGCGCGGCCACATCGGCGAGCACGGCGAGAGCATCGTCGCGCTCGCGGACGACGTGAACGCCGACATCGCGGTCGTCGGCGGGCGGAAGCGCTCGCCCGCCGGGAAGGCCGTCTTCGGCAGCACCGCTCAGACCGTGCTGCTGTCGGCCCCGTGCCCGGTGACGTTCGTGCGCAGCGACCACTGA
- a CDS encoding SDR family NAD(P)-dependent oxidoreductase, which produces MLAPDLTDRTALVTGGAKGLGRALCLSLADCGASVAVHYHSSDVAASETAADARERGAPAAAPVQGDVTNPEGVDAIFDAAETQLGTVDVLVNNVGDFAPAHWEDIDFETWNRVLHTNLTGTYLCSKRALDGMRGQQWGRIVNVGYASAEKGLVAPKNFPYFAAKQGVLMFTRMLAADTQDDGITVNAVSPYVVETSDKFPEDAPRGRWASIDDIAQAVRFFCDEDSDYISGENIEVDGGWLPEDV; this is translated from the coding sequence ATGCTCGCTCCCGACTTGACCGACCGCACCGCGCTGGTCACCGGCGGCGCGAAGGGACTGGGTCGCGCGCTCTGCCTGTCGCTGGCCGACTGCGGTGCCAGCGTCGCCGTCCACTACCACAGCAGCGACGTCGCCGCCAGCGAGACCGCCGCCGACGCCCGCGAACGCGGCGCGCCCGCCGCCGCGCCCGTCCAGGGCGACGTGACGAACCCGGAGGGCGTGGACGCCATCTTCGACGCCGCGGAAACCCAACTCGGCACCGTGGACGTGCTCGTGAACAACGTCGGCGACTTCGCGCCCGCCCACTGGGAGGACATCGACTTCGAGACGTGGAACCGCGTCCTCCACACGAACCTCACGGGGACGTACCTCTGCTCGAAGCGCGCGCTCGACGGGATGCGCGGCCAGCAGTGGGGCCGCATCGTCAACGTCGGCTACGCGTCCGCCGAGAAGGGCCTCGTCGCCCCGAAGAACTTCCCGTACTTCGCCGCGAAACAGGGCGTGCTCATGTTCACGCGGATGCTCGCCGCGGACACCCAGGACGACGGCATCACCGTCAACGCCGTCTCCCCGTACGTCGTCGAGACCTCCGACAAGTTCCCCGAGGACGCGCCACGCGGCCGCTGGGCCTCCATCGACGACATCGCGCAGGCAGTCCGGTTCTTCTGCGACGAGGACTCCGACTACATCTCCGGCGAAAATATCGAAGTGGACGGCGGGTGGCTGCCCGAGGACGTGTAG
- a CDS encoding YbaK/EbsC family protein yields MHERAAEFVERAREEYGVDVDVHEFDEGTKTAADAADAVGCDVAQIASSIVVVADNEPVVVVTSGANRVDLSKVAVYEDASDARMAEADEVKEATGWSIGGVPPICHATDVPVLLDDTLLDHDGVWAAAGTPTAVWPIEPERLRDLADAEAVDVAE; encoded by the coding sequence ATGCACGAGCGAGCCGCGGAGTTCGTCGAGCGGGCGCGCGAGGAGTACGGCGTCGACGTGGACGTCCACGAGTTCGACGAGGGGACGAAGACGGCGGCGGACGCGGCGGACGCGGTCGGCTGCGACGTCGCACAAATCGCGTCCAGCATCGTCGTGGTGGCCGACAACGAGCCCGTCGTCGTGGTGACCAGCGGTGCGAACCGCGTGGACCTCTCGAAGGTTGCGGTCTACGAAGACGCCAGCGACGCGCGCATGGCCGAAGCCGACGAGGTGAAGGAGGCGACGGGCTGGAGCATCGGCGGCGTGCCGCCCATCTGCCACGCGACGGACGTGCCCGTCCTGCTGGACGACACGCTCCTCGACCACGACGGCGTGTGGGCGGCGGCCGGCACGCCGACCGCGGTCTGGCCAATCGAGCCCGAGCGCTTGCGCGACCTCGCGGACGCCGAGGCGGTCGACGTCGCAGAGTGA
- the uvrA gene encoding excinuclease ABC subunit UvrA — MSDDYIEVRGAEENNLADLDVQIPREALNVVTGLSGSGKSSLAFQTIYAEGQRRYIESLSAYARNFLGQMDKPQVESVEGLSPAISIDQKNAANNPRSTVGTVTELHDYLRLLYARVGVPHCPECGREVGEQSAQQMVRRILELPEGTKAKIAAPVVRDQKGAFEDRFDDLVSEGYSRVEVDGESYDLAYDRPDLDENYDHTVDVVVDRVAVSEDTRSRINDSVETALDEADGVLKVIVPDADDDLELGGATARSTGDLAGEARDRFVVEFSEDLACTHCGIDISEIETRSFSFNSPHGACPECEGIGNTKEVSEDLVVVDERKPVKHVFEAWSYNRSYYQTRLDSVAEHFGISLDTPFEDLDANVQQAFLYGTTEDVVFKRNTKNGVRRKEKPFEGVIPNLERRYVETDSESTRDHIEEYMSVTTCPACDGTRLKPESRAVLVDDTPITEVNRMSIGDALKHFEGMEARFDDRDRKIAEEILKEIRARLGFMTEVGLEYLTLDREASTLSGGESQRIRLATQIGSGLVGVLYVLDEPSIGLHQRDNDRLLNTLEELRDLGNTLVVVEHDEETMRRADNVVDMGPGPGRHGGDVVANGDVEDLMAAEDSITGDYLAGRKQIPVPEERRDWEDAITIEGARQHNLRDLDIDLPIGAFTAITGVSGSGKSTLMHDILYKGLAREMNDNTSVDPGEHDAIEGIDNVETVRLIDQSPIGRTPRSNPATYTGIFDYIREKFAETKLAKQRGYEKGRFSFNVKGGRCEACGGQGTQKIEMNFLSDVHVPCEECGGARYNDETLDVTFKDATIADVLDMSVEEAHDFFEADSRLGRRLKLLMDVGLDYMKLGQPSTTLSGGEAQRVKLAEELGKKDSGDTLYLLDEPTTGLHSADERKLVEVLQRLTDRGNTVVVIEHELDLVKNADHVVDLGPEGGEHGGDLVAAGTPEEVARNDASHTGRYLRDKLPSVDLEGPRSDREKPAKDEQAAPAVDD, encoded by the coding sequence ATGAGCGATGACTACATCGAGGTCCGCGGGGCCGAGGAGAACAACCTCGCCGACCTCGACGTACAGATTCCACGCGAGGCGCTGAACGTGGTGACCGGCCTCTCCGGGTCGGGGAAATCGTCGCTGGCCTTCCAGACCATCTACGCGGAGGGCCAGCGCCGCTACATCGAGAGCCTGTCGGCGTACGCCCGGAACTTCCTCGGGCAGATGGACAAGCCACAGGTCGAGTCCGTCGAGGGCCTCTCGCCCGCCATCAGTATCGACCAGAAGAACGCCGCGAACAACCCCCGGTCGACGGTCGGCACCGTCACGGAACTCCACGACTATCTCCGCCTGCTGTACGCCCGCGTCGGCGTCCCGCACTGTCCGGAGTGCGGCCGCGAGGTCGGCGAGCAGTCCGCCCAGCAGATGGTCCGCCGCATCCTCGAACTCCCCGAGGGCACGAAGGCGAAAATCGCAGCGCCGGTCGTCCGCGACCAGAAGGGCGCCTTCGAGGACCGCTTCGACGACCTCGTCAGCGAGGGGTACTCTCGCGTGGAGGTCGACGGCGAGAGCTACGACCTCGCGTACGACCGCCCCGACCTCGACGAGAACTACGACCACACCGTCGACGTCGTCGTCGACCGCGTCGCAGTCAGCGAGGACACCCGCTCGCGCATCAACGACAGCGTCGAGACCGCCCTCGACGAAGCCGACGGCGTCCTGAAAGTCATCGTCCCCGACGCTGACGACGACCTCGAACTCGGCGGCGCGACGGCGCGCTCGACGGGCGATTTGGCCGGCGAGGCGCGCGACCGCTTCGTCGTGGAGTTCAGCGAGGACCTGGCCTGTACGCACTGCGGCATCGACATCAGCGAAATCGAGACGCGCTCGTTCTCCTTCAACAGCCCGCACGGGGCGTGCCCGGAGTGTGAGGGCATCGGAAACACGAAGGAGGTCAGCGAGGACCTCGTCGTCGTCGACGAGAGAAAGCCCGTCAAGCACGTCTTCGAGGCGTGGAGCTACAACCGCTCGTACTACCAGACGCGCCTCGACTCGGTCGCCGAGCACTTCGGCATCAGTCTCGACACGCCGTTCGAGGACCTCGACGCGAACGTCCAGCAGGCGTTCCTCTACGGCACCACCGAGGACGTCGTCTTCAAGCGCAACACGAAGAACGGCGTGCGACGCAAGGAGAAGCCCTTCGAGGGCGTCATCCCGAACCTCGAACGCCGCTACGTCGAGACCGACTCCGAGAGCACCCGCGACCACATCGAGGAGTACATGTCCGTCACAACGTGCCCGGCGTGTGACGGCACGCGCCTCAAGCCCGAGTCCCGCGCGGTGCTCGTCGACGACACGCCCATCACCGAAGTCAACCGCATGAGCATCGGCGACGCCCTCAAACACTTCGAGGGGATGGAGGCGCGCTTCGACGACCGTGACCGCAAGATCGCCGAGGAGATTCTCAAGGAGATTCGCGCGCGCCTCGGCTTCATGACCGAGGTCGGCCTGGAGTACCTCACGCTCGACCGCGAGGCCTCCACGCTCTCCGGCGGGGAGAGCCAGCGCATCCGGCTCGCCACCCAGATTGGCTCGGGGCTCGTGGGCGTGCTGTACGTCCTCGACGAGCCCTCGATTGGGCTCCACCAGCGCGACAACGACCGCCTCCTGAACACCCTCGAAGAACTCCGCGACCTCGGGAACACGCTCGTCGTCGTCGAGCACGACGAGGAGACGATGCGGCGCGCGGACAACGTCGTGGACATGGGCCCTGGGCCGGGCCGGCACGGCGGCGACGTCGTCGCGAACGGCGACGTCGAGGACCTCATGGCCGCCGAGGACTCCATCACCGGGGACTACCTCGCGGGCCGCAAGCAAATTCCCGTCCCCGAGGAGCGCCGCGACTGGGAGGACGCGATCACCATCGAGGGCGCGCGCCAGCACAACCTCCGCGACCTCGACATCGACCTCCCCATCGGCGCATTCACCGCGATTACGGGTGTTTCGGGCTCCGGGAAATCCACGCTGATGCACGACATCCTCTACAAGGGCCTCGCCCGCGAGATGAACGACAACACCAGCGTCGACCCCGGCGAACACGACGCCATCGAGGGAATCGACAACGTCGAGACGGTGCGGCTCATCGACCAGTCGCCCATCGGCCGCACGCCCCGCTCCAACCCCGCGACGTACACGGGCATCTTCGACTACATCCGCGAGAAGTTCGCCGAAACCAAGCTCGCCAAGCAGCGCGGCTACGAGAAGGGCCGGTTCTCGTTCAACGTGAAGGGCGGGCGCTGTGAGGCCTGCGGCGGGCAGGGCACCCAGAAGATCGAGATGAACTTCCTCTCGGACGTCCACGTCCCCTGCGAGGAGTGTGGGGGCGCGCGCTACAACGACGAGACGCTGGACGTCACGTTCAAGGACGCGACCATCGCGGACGTCCTCGACATGAGCGTCGAGGAGGCTCACGACTTCTTCGAGGCGGACAGCCGCCTGGGCCGCCGCCTCAAACTCCTGATGGACGTCGGCCTCGACTACATGAAGCTCGGCCAGCCGTCGACCACCCTGTCGGGCGGGGAGGCCCAGCGCGTCAAGCTCGCCGAGGAACTCGGGAAGAAGGACTCCGGCGACACCCTCTACCTGCTGGACGAGCCCACGACGGGCCTCCACAGCGCCGACGAGCGCAAGCTCGTCGAAGTCCTCCAGCGGCTCACCGACCGCGGCAACACCGTGGTCGTCATCGAGCACGAGCTCGACCTCGTGAAGAACGCCGACCACGTCGTCGACCTCGGCCCCGAGGGCGGCGAACACGGCGGCGACCTCGTGGCCGCCGGCACCCCGGAGGAAGTCGCGCGCAACGACGCCAGCCACACCGGGCGCTACCTCCGCGACAAACTCCCGAGCGTGGACCTCGAAGGCCCGCGCAGCGACCGTGAGAAGCCCGCGAAGGACGAACAAGCGGCGCCGGCGGTCGACGATTAA
- a CDS encoding HNH endonuclease: MSRWRRVVRRELARYRDDTGWRVVELQELYDQMLPVLRNEFPDNHNREAKLRQVLQQLGERGEIAFVDGDGTYRILELDDAAEPVGADGPGGSADSDDDGWAYEAREYETAVGARSLPTAFREAVLARYDAMCPVSGVDHPRLLDVAHVLSWSDHESLRTDPGNVVALDKTHHAAFDAGLYTLDTDFRLRVAPSFETDSDLLRRTLVQRDGERVDVGSDLLDPTYLERRNQLLDWW, from the coding sequence ATGTCGCGATGGCGCCGCGTCGTCCGGCGGGAACTCGCTCGGTACCGCGACGACACTGGGTGGCGGGTCGTCGAGTTACAGGAACTGTACGATCAGATGCTCCCGGTGCTCCGTAATGAGTTCCCCGACAACCACAATCGGGAGGCGAAGCTCCGTCAGGTACTTCAACAGCTCGGCGAGCGCGGCGAGATTGCGTTCGTCGACGGCGACGGCACCTACCGGATCCTTGAATTGGACGACGCAGCGGAACCAGTCGGCGCCGATGGACCGGGTGGTAGCGCCGACTCGGATGACGATGGCTGGGCGTACGAGGCCCGCGAATACGAAACGGCAGTCGGTGCTCGGTCGTTGCCGACGGCATTTCGGGAGGCTGTCCTCGCACGATACGACGCCATGTGCCCGGTTTCCGGCGTCGATCACCCGCGACTGCTCGATGTCGCACACGTGCTGTCTTGGAGCGACCACGAGTCGCTACGCACGGACCCGGGCAACGTCGTCGCACTCGACAAGACCCACCACGCGGCGTTCGACGCGGGACTGTACACGCTCGATACCGACTTCCGCCTCCGCGTTGCTCCGTCCTTTGAGACGGACAGCGACCTTCTCCGCCGAACACTCGTTCAACGGGACGGCGAACGTGTCGACGTCGGTTCCGACCTCCTCGACCCGACGTACCTCGAACGGCGAAATCAGTTGCTCGACTGGTGGTAA
- a CDS encoding lactate utilization protein yields MSQQKADYVDDVDVDDDWDSHPTADELTEAVENLEAHGFDVEVVEDAAAALDVLVDEIPDGASVMNGHSTTLEEVGFDEYLDDGDHDWEDLAAEIWSIDDDEERDAARRDAQTADYFLGGVNGVAQTGALVAADLSGSRVGAYPFAAKHLLLVAGVNKVVEDVEAARERLHEYAYEFENQRAQDAYGVESAPSKELIYRQEGTEGRTTVVLVEETLGY; encoded by the coding sequence GTGAGCCAGCAGAAAGCCGACTACGTCGACGACGTCGACGTGGACGACGACTGGGATAGCCACCCGACAGCCGACGAACTTACGGAAGCCGTCGAGAACCTCGAAGCCCACGGCTTCGACGTCGAAGTCGTCGAGGACGCCGCGGCGGCCCTCGACGTGCTCGTCGACGAGATTCCCGACGGCGCGTCCGTGATGAACGGCCACTCCACGACCCTCGAAGAAGTCGGGTTCGACGAATACCTCGACGACGGCGACCACGATTGGGAGGACCTCGCCGCGGAGATCTGGAGCATCGACGACGACGAGGAGCGCGACGCCGCGCGCCGCGACGCCCAGACCGCGGACTACTTCCTCGGCGGCGTGAACGGCGTCGCCCAGACGGGCGCGCTCGTCGCCGCGGACCTCTCCGGGAGTCGCGTCGGCGCGTACCCGTTCGCCGCGAAGCACCTCCTGCTCGTCGCCGGCGTCAACAAGGTCGTCGAGGACGTCGAGGCCGCCCGCGAGCGCCTCCACGAGTACGCCTACGAGTTCGAGAACCAGCGCGCCCAGGACGCCTACGGCGTCGAGAGCGCGCCCTCGAAGGAACTCATCTACCGTCAGGAGGGGACCGAGGGTCGCACGACCGTCGTGCTCGTCGAGGAGACGCTCGGCTACTAA